A stretch of DNA from Promicromonospora sukumoe:
CCCTTGCGCTCCAGCTTGAGCGCGCCGTCGTCGGCGGAGGCCTCCAGGACCAGCGCGGCGCGCGCCCCGCGCGCCTCGTCCTCGATCAGTGCCTGGGACGACGGCGAGCCGAGCTCCTCGTCGCCCGTCACCAGGAGGGTCACCCCGGTGCGGTCGGCCAGGGACCCGAGCACGTGCAACGCCATCGCGAGGCCGGTCTTCATGTCAAAGCAGCCGGGCCCCCGCAGCACGCCGTCGGTGATGCCGAACGGGTGCGTGCGCAGCGAGCCGAGCGGCCACACCGTGTCGTGGTGCGCGAGCACCAGCACGCGCGTCGGGCCCCCGAGCCGCCACCGCAGGTGCGTGCCGAGCCGCTCGGGCTCGATGCCCAGGTGCGCCGTGCCGAGCCGGGCCACCAGGTCGGCGGACCGGGCCAGCGCGGCCGGGTCCTCCGACGGCGACTCGCACTCGACCAGCGTCCGCAGGTCCTCGATCAGCGCGTTCGTGTCCGGCAGGGCGGGAGTCTCGTGGAAGGGCATGCGTGCACGGTAACCGCCCGGCCGCGCCCGCCCCGGACGGGCCGGCGCGGCCCGACCGGTCAGAGCGAGAGCAGCCGCAGCGTCAGGGCCGCCGCCGAGAACACCATGAGCAGGCCGGTCGGGACAACGCCCGCCCAGTCCTTCGCCCGGACGTGCGTGATGACGGCGCCCAGGAAGTAGACGACGAAGCAGCCCGTGGCCGCGATGCCGATCGGCGCCCACCAGATCCCGGCCACGGTGCCGACGGCGCCCGCGAGCAGGAGGGCGCCGAGCACGGGGATGAACCGCCGGGGCACCCCAAGCTTGGTGGTGAGCGGCTCGACGACCTGCGGGTTTCCCGTCAGCTTGCCGTACCCGCTGAACGCGGTGGCCAGGGCGAGCAGGGCGGAGACGATGACAGCGGCGACGAACACGGGTCCTCCAGGGACGACGACCGGGCAGGCCCGGCAAGGGCGGCGCCCGTACGGGCGCCCGGAGCATCGTGCGCCCCGCGGCGCGGGTTGCCAAGTGCCGGGTTAGCAACTTACTTTTTGTAAGTGACCTCCGAGCCGACGACGAACCCCACCCCCGCGGCGTCAGCGCCGCCGTCCCAGCCGCCGTCCCCGGACGAGTGCGGGGTGTTCCAGCGCACCCTCGAACAGGCGGGACGCCGCTGGTCCGGCGCGATCCTCTACGCCGGGGTCGCCGGCGCCCGGCGCTTCGTCGAGTACCGCCGGTACGTCCGCGGCATCTCCGACCGGGTGCTGACCCAGCGCCTGCGCGACCTGGAGCGGCAGGGGTTCATCGCGCGCGAGGTGGTGCCGACCATGCCGGTGCAGATCCTGTACACCCCCACCCAGGCCGGCGCCGAGCTCGTCGCCGCGCTGCGGCCGCTGGCCGAGTGGGGCTCCCGGCACCTGGACGTCCTGGACCGCGAGGACGACCACTAGGCAGGCACGGCGGGCACGGCCGGCGCCGTCGCCCTCCGCCCGGCGCGGCGCAGGCCCACGGCGATGACGGCGCCCACCACGACGTGCTCGGCCACCAGGAGGGCGACCGACGCCGGCGTCGTGCCGGAGGCCGCGCCCAGCAGCGAGACCAGCAGGGCCACGCCGCAGAGCACGCGCCACGCCACCTCGCCGCCGCCCTTCGCGAGGCGGGCGAGCACGGCCCGCGCGCCCCAGCCGGCGAGGCCGGCCACGAGGGCGGCGACCGCCGCCGCGACGACGGTCACGGGCTGGGTGGCGGCGCCGGTCCGGGCCTCCGGGTCGACGCCGAGCGCCGTGCCGATCAGCCACACGACGACGGCGGCCGC
This window harbors:
- a CDS encoding winged helix-turn-helix transcriptional regulator; its protein translation is MTSEPTTNPTPAASAPPSQPPSPDECGVFQRTLEQAGRRWSGAILYAGVAGARRFVEYRRYVRGISDRVLTQRLRDLERQGFIAREVVPTMPVQILYTPTQAGAELVAALRPLAEWGSRHLDVLDREDDH
- a CDS encoding DUF6069 family protein is translated as MAQNLVTRSPWPAWTVPFAAAAAAVVVWLIGTALGVDPEARTGAATQPVTVVAAAVAALVAGLAGWGARAVLARLAKGGGEVAWRVLCGVALLVSLLGAASGTTPASVALLVAEHVVVGAVIAVGLRRAGRRATAPAVPAVPA
- a CDS encoding DoxX family protein; this translates as MFVAAVIVSALLALATAFSGYGKLTGNPQVVEPLTTKLGVPRRFIPVLGALLLAGAVGTVAGIWWAPIGIAATGCFVVYFLGAVITHVRAKDWAGVVPTGLLMVFSAAALTLRLLSL